Proteins encoded in a region of the Quercus lobata isolate SW786 chromosome 8, ValleyOak3.0 Primary Assembly, whole genome shotgun sequence genome:
- the LOC115957082 gene encoding stemmadenine O-acetyltransferase-like, producing the protein MVKVEVTIISKETIKPSSPTLHHLKPYKLTLFDQVTPATYVPTVFFYPMSVPFSEARVNCSMSEFLKHQETDLLALFVPYRAFCKETDTTIAQVAIQLNIFVCSGIAIGLSCSHKIGDATTSSAFLHSWAATFTGSSEKVIHPNFSEGSTMFPPRDSLPQKYIDTMDNLWFKEGDYVTRRFVFHDKAIATLRAKAKSELVPKPTRIEALTCFIWKHCMAASKGISAGLKKTSMAMLVQAVNLRARMKPRLSDASIGNIFWWAPAAVDLTMEERELHELVDLVNAAIAGFDTDFEKNLQGNEGYLAFSDYFDQLEEMFSAEIKPDVWAFTCWLRFFNDLDFGWGKPFWIGIMGKVGSAFRNLIMFSETPCGIGIEAWVTMDEKEMAILENDPEFLAFASLNPSILLSL; encoded by the exons ATGGTGAAGGTTGAGGTCACTATCATTTCAAAGGAAACAATCAAACCATCTTCACCAACATTGCACCATCTGAAACCATACAAACTCACCCTCTTTGATCAGGTCACTCCTGCAACTTACGTTCCCACAGTCTTCTTCTACCCCATGA GTGTTCCCTTTTCGGAAGCTCGTGTTAATTGTTCCATGTCTGAGTTCCTTAAGCACCAAGAAACAGACTTACTGGCCCTATTCGTTCCGTATCGTGCCTTTTGCAAGGAAACAGATACTACTATAGCTCAAGTAGCTATTCAACTGAACATCTTTGTTTGTAGTGGAATAGCAATCGGGTTGAGCTGCTCACATAAGATTGGAGATGCAACAACATCGAGTGCTTTCCTTCATTCTTGGGCTGCCACTTTTACTGGGTCGTCGGAAAAAGTTATACATCCAAATTTCTCAGAGGGATCAACCATGTTTCCACCTAGAGATTCACTTCCTCAAAAGTATATAGATACAATGGATAACTTATGGTTCAAAGAAGGTGATTATGTTACAAGAAGGTTTGTGTTCCATGACAAAGCAATAGCCACCCTGAGAGCCAAAGCAAAAAGTGAATTAGTTCCTAAACCTACACGCATTGAGGCACTAACTTGTTTCATTTGGAAACATTGCATGGCAGCTTCTAAGGGCATATCAGCAGGTTTGAAAAAGACATCCATGGCCATGCTGGTCCAAGCGGTGAACTTAAGGGCACGAATGAAGCCTCGCTTGTCAGATGCTTCTATTGGAAATATATTTTGGTGGGCACCTGCAGCAGTTGATTTGACtatggaagagagagagttgcATGAATTGGTGGACCTTGTAAACGCCGCCATCGCAGGGTTTGATAccgattttgagaaaaatttgcAAGGAAATGAAGGGTATTTGGCTTTCTCTGATTACTTTGACCAGTTAGAAGAAATGTTTTCTGCAGAAATAAAACCAGATGTTTGGGCGTTTACATGCTGGCTTAGATTTTTTAACGATCTTGATTTTGGTTGGGGGAAGCCATTTTGGATTGGTATCATGGGGAAAGTTGGTTCTGCATTCAGAAATTTAATAATGTTCAGTGAAACCCCATGCGGTATTGGGATTGAGGCATGGGTGACCATGGATGAGAAAGAAATGGCAATATTGGAGAATGATCCTGAATTTCTTGCATTTGCTTCTCTAAATCCTAGCATTTTACTCTCTCTTTAA
- the LOC115955270 gene encoding stemmadenine O-acetyltransferase-like, which produces MMKVEVTIISKETIKPSLPTLHHLKPYKLTLLDQVTPATYVPTIFFYPMTNLNLDMSQIIAQLKTSLSDTLNIFYPFSGNIKDNLYIHEFDTGVPFLEAHVNCSMSEFLKHLETDLLSLFVPYHAFCKETNTAIGQMAVQLNLFDCGGIAIGLSCSHKIADATTASIFLHSWAATFTRSPEKVIHPNFSEGSIMFPPRDSLPQKYITTMENLWFKEGDYVTRRFVFHEKAIASLRSKAKSELVPKPTRTEALTSFIWKHCMATSKAKSVGPKNKSMTILVQAVNLRTRMKPHLSDASTGNIFWWAPAAADLAMEEKELHELVGLVNESIAGFNSDSAESLQGDEGFLAFSDFFDQLEDMFSAEPKPDVFAVTCWLRFFNDIDFGWGKPFWVGIMGKVGPAFRNLIIFSETPWGDGIEAWVTLDEKEMAILENDPEFLACASLNPSISISL; this is translated from the coding sequence ATGATGAAGGTTGAGGTCACTATCATTTCAAAAGAAACCATTAAACCATCTTTACCAACATTGCACCATCTGAAACCCTACAAACTCACCCTCTTGGATCAGGTCACTCCTGCAACTTATGTTCCCACAATCTTCTTCTACCCCATGACCAATCTCAATCTCGACATGTCCCAAATTATTGCACAACTTAAAACTTCCTTATCAGACACCCTCAATATCTTTTACCCATTTTCTGGGAACATAAAAGACAACCTTTACATCCATGAATTTGACACGGGTGTTCCCTTTCTAGAAGCTCATGTTAATTGTTCCATGTCTGAGTTCCTTAAGCACCTAGAAACAGACTTATTGAGTCTATTTGTTCCTTACCATGCCTTTTGCAAGGAAACAAATACTGCTATAGGTCAAATGGCTGTTCAATTGAACCTGTTTGATTGTGGTGGAATAGCAATCGGGTTGAGCTGCTCACATAAGATTGCAGATGCAACAACTGCGAGTATTTTCCTTCATTCTTGGGCTGCCACCTTTACTAGGTCTCCAGAAAAAGTTATACATCCAAATTTCTCTGAAGGATCAATCATGTTTCCACCAAGAGATTCACTTCCACAAAAGTATATAACTACAATGGAAAACTTGTGGTTCAAAGAAGGTGATTATGTTACGAGAAGGTTTGTGTTTCATGAAAAAGCAATAGCCAGTCTAAGGTCCAAAGCGAAAAGCGAACTAGTTCCAAAACCAACACGCACTGAGGCATTGACAAGTTTCATTTGGAAACACTGCATGGCAACTTCTAAAGCCAAATCAGTTGGGCCGAAAAATAAATCTATGACCATACTGGTCCAAGCAGTGAACTTGAGGACACGAATGAAGCCACACTTGTCAGATGCTTCTACTGGAAATATATTTTGGTGGGCACCCGCTGCAGCTGATTTGGCTATGGAAGAGAAAGAGTTGCATGAATTGGTGGGCCTTGTAAACGAATCCATCGCAGGGTTTAATAGCGATAGTGCGGAAAGTTTGCAAGGAGATGAAGGTTTTTTGGCTTTCTCCGATTTCTTTGACCAATTAGAAGATATGTTTTCTGCAGAACCAAAACCAGATGTTTTTGCGGTTACATGCTGGCTTAGGTTTTTTAACGATATTGATTTTGGTTGGGGGAAGCCATTTTGGGTTGGTATCATGGGGAAAGTTGGCCCTGCATTtagaaatttaataatattcagTGAAACCCCATGGGGTGATGGGATTGAGGCATGGGTGACCCTGGATGAGAAAGAAATGGCTATATTGGAGAATGATCCTGAATTTCTTGCATGTGCTTCCCTAAATCCTAGCATCTCAATCTCCCTTTAA